Within the Miscanthus floridulus cultivar M001 chromosome 2, ASM1932011v1, whole genome shotgun sequence genome, the region TTGCATTTCTCTGATGATTTTGTACACATATCAAATCCCTCCGCACCCCTCTTCTCAAATTACacatctcaacttcaaattaatcTATCAGTGTGTCAACCATTCTTGTAGAGTTTCCTTGGCAACCCTAATGATATCAAGCTCTCTAGTGGCCCACCCTGTGGGTTGTGCTTGTAGAGTTGTAGTATATGAACTTGCTTGCTAATTCCTCTGAACACAGCCTGGGTTCAGCTTGTAACTTTAGGTAGATAAGATGTTGGATGGCATGTGAACCATTCTTTGTAATGATGGTATGAATTGCCATTTTTGTTCTAATAAAAAGTGAAAGAAATATAGAAGTCAACCATTTTTTTAACTTTCCAGTCCTTAGACTTACCACCTTATACTGTACAGACATTATCATTTGCTTTGTCAAGGTGATAGTTTAAGCTGCTAAACATGGCATGCTATATAGTACTTGCACTTTTTGTATTTCTTGTTTATACTAACAATATCATCAGATCTGTTTAGTTGCTTTTGGGGGGTAAGCATCTGCTTTTGGATTTGAGATGTATTATTTTTTTCCCCTGGTTCAGTTACCACACATGCTGCCATTTGAAAAGGAATTTTCTGCTGCTGTATCCGCTCTTGGCATCTACAacaaagatgggatagtagtttATGATGGAAAGGGTCTATTCAGTGCAGCTCGTGTTTGGTGGTAAGCTTCTTTTGTTCACAAAAGTATATAAAAATTGCTAGGGTTGAGGACCAAATTAGTAGTGGTTGAAACAAGATGCAAATCTTATTTGGTCATTAATGAGTAATGACTACTAAGTACCTCTTGCCATGCAATTCGTTGTTCGTAGTTTGATATTTGATAGAAGTTCTTCTATGTTTGTTACCTTGACAACAGGATGTTCCGTGTATTTGGACATGATAAAGTTTGGGTGCTAGATGGAGGTTTGCCCCAATGGCGTGCTTCTGGGTATGATGTTGAATCAAGTGCCTCCAGTGATGCCATCCTAAAGGCCAGTGCTGCTGGTGAAGCAATTGAGAAAGTTTACCAGGGTCAATCGGTAATTTGTTCTATTATTTACCCTTTTTGACAATAAGTCCATTTCAAGTCACAAATGCACAGCAAGAACCTTGCTACTGCTGTTGAGCTATTGGACTCTTAGTTAagtacgtatattattagcagatGCTCTAATTGGTGTTTAACCTCAATTTCAGCTATATATAACCTCAGTATGTTTCTTCAGGTTGGTCCAGCTACATTTGAAGCAAAGTTGCAGCCTCATCTTCTTTGGAGTCTTGATCACGTCAGTTCTTAAGGGTCCCAAAAACTGCCTATTGTTGCCTTCGCAACTCACCGAACATGTTCCACATATTTCATACTACCTTGGTCCCAAAAAGAATGACCTTATAGGTTTAGTGAAAGTCAAACTGTTGTAAGTCTGACcaaatttataaaataaaatgtatcaatatttatgataccaaattagTACCATTCAATTTGTCATGCAATATAGTTTCATGGTATACCGATTTGGTGTCCTAAATGTTGATACTTCTCTATAAATTAATCAAACTTATTATAGTTTGACTTTACTAAACCTATAAGGTGATTCTTTTTTGGAAGGAGGTAGTAGCAACTAGCAACTAATAGACGATTTTTTCAGGTGAAAGAGAACATCAATACCCAGACACATCAACTTATAGATGCTCGATCAAAACCTAGGTATGTAACTTATATTCTAATTCTTAAGTCTACGAGTACATCTTACATGCATGTAGTAGCAGTGTATACAGCCTCTGCCTGCATCCATATCGCAGGAATGAGAATATTGTTAGCATATATATTTGCTGAGAACTCAGTCTAGCTTTTGCATTTTGATACTTAAGTATCTTTTAAGCAGTACACCATAGTAACACTAATACAGTTATGCTATAGAATATAGATATGTTTTTGTAATTCAAGTGTATTTTGTGTACTCattctaaataatggtcttgtgtttgtggatgtatatatgtatatttgtggcagtcagattcaaatttgaattatatatatatgatcagatttgaatttgaattatttttttgctgaaaaatctactgtaggggcggttcttgattgaaccgcccttacaaatacacacagtaggggcggctggtgatacagccgcccttacagaagtccactacaggggcggctgatattaccagccacccctacagaggacactgtaggggcggctgaaaacaccagccgcccctacagagggcactgtaggggcggtcaggaaatcgtccctacagaggcaccctctgtaggaacaccctgggaagggtGGCTGGcgcaaccgcccctacagaggctctagagctgcccctacagttaaattctgtagtagtgacgcGCACGCGCTCCTCCTCCAATGGCGGTGGGTTGGGTCGGAGGCGACGACAGCAAGGTAGGtggtccctcctcctcctcctcggcgcgaTGGCTAGGATTCCggccatccccttcttctccaACTCCAGAGGGTATAGAAGGCGCTGGTCAGGAGGAGGCAGGCAAGCTAGACGGCGAGGATAGTGGTCGTGCGGTTTTCGGGGCCCTAGCGGTTGTAACTGCGGCTGGGCTAGGTCGGGGCGGGGGAGTCGGCAGTCAATCTCGTCAGAGTTGGAGAAGATGGCGGCGGTGGGGGaagggggaggggaagaaggcggTAGCTGCGGGCGCTAAGGTCCGGAGCTCCGATGAACCCTAATACCCATGGCGGGGCGGTTGTCGGTGGTGGGGGCGGTGATGAGCAGGAACGACGACGGGCggctggaggaggaagaagaacagtgcccAGAAAAAATCAGATGGGGTGGGGGGCGAAACACGCGAGTGACAGATAGACTGACTCTAATTAATTTCTTCTATGTATGGTTATGGTTGGAGTTGGGCTCAACTTATGCTGACCTTTTATTGCCAGTGACTCCCTTTTTTTCTCGATCATGCAAAAGGTTTGTGTGTTTTTTTATTAAGGTAGAGAAAATGGTCGATACAACACGGCTTAGCGACGCCTAGAGGGTTAATAAAGTTGTACATGGACGCGCCCCTCTCTAGTGTACTATAAGTTATGCTATTATATTGGAAAGTCAATCCAAATTTGTGCCGCTGGCAAGGAGGCCTATGATCCGTGTGCCGAGTGGTGGCGCCGCTTGCGCGACTTCCTCGCCATCCGCTGGGAACAACTCACGCAATGCCTGCATATGGGCGGGGTCACTGTTGAATATTTCTTTATACGCCTTCTTGGCCGACGTCGACGGAGATGGCTTCCCGCTAGAAAGTCTCGGACGCTTCACGACAAGGTACTCATCTCGCTTGGATGCCGGGATATGAGCTATGCTCTGCGCCGCTATCCTCCTGCTTCGCTCGGGGAGCGATGGCGGTCGAGGGCCATATCATCTGCAGGCAGCTCCAGGAGTGGCGGCTGTCTCGCCCTTGTGATTCGCTCGGTGAAGAGCTTGAGGCGTCCGAGATCGTCTGAGGTGAAGGAGTGCAGTTGACGTCGTCCGTCGTAGCTAGGATCGTTGCGTCGCCTAGGGCGGTTGCCCTGACAGGAGTGCCCGCGTCCTAGCCATGGGGGGCTTGGGCGCGCCTCGACGTACACGATGCCGTGCTGATGCCTCGGTCACTGACTCCCTTTATTTTCCATGTTGCAGGATATCCATCTCAAATGCAAATTACAGGCTGATTCCAAAGCCACCACGCGTTGAATTCAGGTCTTATGGATACCTTACGTTGGGAAGATCAGAGAAGGGCGTGTATTGTGCATCTGAGTATGACCGGCATGGACTTCGAATTTTCTTCCTCAACGAATCATGTGGCCAACAAGTAGAGTGGGAACTGAAGCATAGTGTTGATTTCACGACCTTTTCACGTAAGTTGGGTGCACTTAAGGGCCACAGTGATCAACAAAATGGACCCTGGATGTTACAGGATATCAACTACAAATATCATCCTTATGGCAATGATAAGCATAAAGAGGTAGTGGAAGACAAATTTGAATGGAACTCCGACGATGATGATGTTCTCAGCACTGAAGATACGGTTGATGGGCACTACAGAGTACGATATATGTTCTTTCTCGGGTTTCATCCTTACAAGGAGGATTGTCTTCCTGGATGCAGATTTGAGGAGAGCGGTAGCATATCACTGGAATACCTGGGCAACATATGTCCAGGAGATTACGGTATGCTTGGCGAAATTGAGACTTCTTTCATATACACACCATGCTGGATGGATGGAGGATTTCCTGTAGAACAAAAAAAATCCACAACCGCCAATTGAAGATTAGCACAAtaaaaagttatcaaatatcctgCTCAGCTCGTAGATTTCCAAAGTTGAGAGAACTCCCTATCTCTCCTGTATCGACCTGTTTTCATAGTACTTCTCAGGCGAGAGCTTGTTTTTGCCGCGAGATATATCGTTGGCGTGATGTGTTTCTCCACCGCCCTTTGGTCCGGCCGTCGCTGTCAACGCCGCCGCTGAGTGCTTGCCTCCACCGGTGTTTATTGATCTCCGGTTGGAAGGCATGGCCTGGTACCTTCATGTGTGCAGTGTGCTCACCGCTTGGCCGGAAGGCATGGAGCTGGGCACGCCTTGCCGACCGTACGTAGCTGGCCGAGCCAAACCTTGGGATCGGATCGGTGCCGCGTCAATGCGGTGCTGAGAGTAGATGTAATTTTCTTTTCAATTTTTTTAATGAACAACACAGTAAACCAAAAAATAATTAAATTTGGGCCCTACTATAATTTTTAGAAAGTTATTATAGGATACTGTTAGAGAAGGACAAAAATTAAGGTTGCTATTCCTTTTGCTAACTTGCTAAATTGATTAGTTTAGCAAGTAAATTATACCAAActcctggagatgctctaagttaACTACACATAATTCATGATGGATTTTGATGACACTAGTTTGATCTTATAAAATGTTGTTGGATTGGGTTAAAGTtacaatagtagtagtagtataaatTAGAAGATATCTCCCGCCTTGCTGTGGAAATCTCTTAAAAATAAAACCGTTGCATATATGAGTTAAATCAtctatatatctatctatatctcttatagtCCTAAATTGCACTAGCTATATATCTCAACATACCCTAGCAATGCACTATCATATACAATTAAGACCAATGTTTTTCTAAACGGTAAActgtctttacacggtcgcccttcgtttagcgtttagattgtttacacagtgtttaaacgaagttaaacggtctaaacggttttgtactttaaaaaaaatacacataattatatatgtgcatgtaaaaaatcaagtattctagcatttatatatatttatccgagtaagaatcaattattttggtatgtatatatatttatgcatgtgaaaagaaccaaatatagatatttatgcatgtaacatatcaagtgtacacatttataaatataataaacttaagtacacaaatttatccatacaaaactgaactagatttacctcgtgttcgcctaaacagccgtttaaacagctgtttagcccgtttaatgttgtttatctccgttccgtttaggccgtttagaccgtttttcccgtttttttgaccgtttaaacggtcaaccgtttaattttcgtttaccctctaaacaaaacagtttaccaccgtttaccgtttactggccGTTTAGGCAAACACTGATTAAGACCCACTAGCACATGCAATTGTAATGTCCATATCATCAAGACACATAAGCATTTGTTGTCCAGGTCAGCATATCACGTAATCCAATAATCCATAATTCCCGCTGTAACATGTGGGGTATGCTTCTAGTTCTTACATCATTCTTATCAAAATTAGTTGCGCTAAGAGGTTGGAAGTTAGTGGGATGATGTAGCTATTGGTAGGAGATGATGTGATAGTTAATGGACAACGATGTGGATGGCTTACATGCTAAGATAAAACTTGTAGTGGGGTTTAGCTGTATAAGATACATCCTTCTTATCAAAATTGGTTGCATTAAGAGGTTGAAAGTTAGTGAAATGATGTGGCTATTAGTaggagatgatgtggatagttagTGGATAATGAATGTAGATGTTACATCATTCTTATCAAAATTGGTTGCATTAAGGGGTTGGAAGTTAGTGGGATGATGTGGCTATAgaagatgatgtggatagttagTGGACAACGATGTGGATGGTTTACATGTTGAGATAAAATTTGTAGTGGGGATTAGTTGTATAAGAGACATTATTTTTATCAAAATTGGTTGTATTAAAAGATTGGAAGTTAGTATAATGATGTGACTATTAGTAGGAGATGATGTGGGTAGGTACTAGACAACGATGATATAGCCACGGCCGCCGCACCACGTGCATGTCGATCGAACTTACACACAGACATACACGCAAAGACGGGTCGAGGAAATAATATATAACAAACAAAATTAAGTAGCTGATGGACTATCCACAAACAATGGAGGACAGCAATGTTATGGTCTTCGCGGTGGGCGTGGCCATGCTGCTCCTTGTCGTCTCCAAGCTCGGATCTCTGCTCGTCACcaagaacaagaagtcgaagctCAACCTCCCCCCGGGGCCATGGACGCTACCGTTGATCGGCAGCGTCCACCACCTGGTGAGCAACCCAGTGATCCACCGGGGGCTCCGCGACCTCTCACGCAAGCACGGGTCACTGATGATGCTCCGGCTGGGCGAGGTGCCCACACTGGTGGTGTCGTCGGCAGAGGCGGCGGAGACGGTGACGAAGATGCACGACATCGCGTTCGCCGACCGCTACGTGAACGCCACCCTGGCGGTGCTCACCTTCAACGGCACGGACTTCGCGTTCGGGGCATACGGCGAGCGGTGGCGCCAGCTCCGCAAGATCTGCGTGCTGGAGCTGCTGAGCGCCGCGCGCGTGCGGTCGTTCCAGCGCGTCCGCGAGGAGGAGGTGGTACGGTTCCTGGGGAGCCTCGCTGCGTCCGCGTCCGTCGGCGCCGCAGTGGACCTGACCAAGATGATCTCCAGGCTCATCAACGACACCTTCGTGATGGAGTGCATCGGCAGCCGGTACGAGCACCGGGACGAGTACCTGGACGCCCTGGCCACCGGGGTCCAGCAGACGTCAGTGCTCACCATGGCCGACCTCTTCCCGTCGTCGAGGTTGATGCAGATGCTCGGCACGGCTCCGCGCAAGGCGCTCGCCTGCCGCAACAGGATCACGCGCATCCTGGACGAGATCATCCGCGAAAAGAGGGAGGCCATGGCCATGGACCGCGGCGACAAGGCGGAGGCGCACGATGGCTTGCTCAGCGTCCTGCTCAAGCTCCAGAAAGAGGACACCTTGCCCATCCCGCTCACCAACGACACCATCGTCGCGCTCATGTTTGTGAGTCTATCATATGTCTAGCTAGCTATATAGCTTATCCGTCACAGTCGCATGCAATGCAAGCTGCTCAACTTTCTTTCTCTCCTACTAGGATTTGTTTGGCGCGGGCAGCGACACCTCGTCCACGACGCTCAACTGGTGCATGACGCAGCTGGTCCGGCACCCGGTGGCGATGAGCAGAGCCCAAGCCGAGGTCCGGGAGGCCTTCAAGGGGAAGAGCGCACTCACCGAGGACGACCTCGCCGCGGCGGAGCTGGACTACCTCAAGCTCGTGGTCAAGGAGACTCTGAGGTTGCACTGCCCGGTGCCGCTCCTGATCCCGCGCCGGTGCCGCGAGACGGTCCAGGTGATGGGCTACGACGTCCCCAAGGGCACGGCCGTGTTCGTCAACGTGTGGGCGGTCTGCAGGGACCCCAAGTACTGGGACGCAACCGCCGAGGAGTTCAGGCCCGAGCGGTTCGAGGAGAAGACGAAGAGCAGTGGCGTCGATTTCAAAGGGACAAACTACGAGTTCCTTCCGTTCGGGTCCGGCCGCCGTATGTGCCCAGGCGTCAACCTCGGGCTCGCCAACATCGAGCTCGCGCTGGCCAGCCTTCTCTACCACTTCGACTGGAAACTGCCCCGCGGAATGGAGCCCAAGGACGTCGATGATGGGGAGGCTGCAGGACTGATCCTAAAGAAGAAAACGGGACTCGTCTTGCACCCGATCATCCGCTTTGCACCAGCTAGCGCGTAAAAATTAAAATGCTGCCCCAAGCATTACAGGAACAATATGTGCAGGTGCGCTGTGGACAATATGGAAGACTAGGAACGATGTGATGTTCAACAAGAAGGTGCTGTCTTCACCGATGGTGATCATCTACAACTACAAGACCTTGATGCTGATTAAGACCTGGCGGCCCCTTCTGAAGCCGAGTGCTTTTTAAGTAGCTGTGATGTCTTTGGAGTGATGTTTGTTCTAGTAGTTGGTTAGTTGAGTTGTTAGAGGAGTTGGTTGCTGAGTGTTAGTTGATGTCTCTGTTCGTTAAACTGTAAAACCGGTAACCCCAGTGTCGGATCTTTGGGCTTCGTTAAGATTTCTAATAATAAAGCCGTGCGAATGCCTTTGATCTAAAAACATTATAGAGTTATGATGCGTATGCCGCTACACGAATGAAAAGAACTATGAAATGTTATATGCCACATAATTTTGGACGACAAATGGATTAAAATAATGCTATATATGTCAGCGTTAATCAGTTGCTCCAGAAAATATTACTGGGTGGCCATGCATTTACATCCCAAAGTCTGGCACACATGGACTTTGTATATCCAACCATTTTTACCAGGCGCTACCGGAaatagggcctttgccgagtgtaaattgctttgccgagtatcaaaaatcaagcactcggcaaagaccttctttgccgagtgccgcactcggcaaagaattgcactcggcaaaaaagggcactcgacaaaggacttatttgccgagtgccaagctctCAGCAAAAGCACGACAGTCGGCATAGGCtgtcccgcgtaacggtgttcggccacgtccttctttgtcgagtgcctgctgttaggcactcgacaaagatttttttttggaaaatactttgtcgagtgcccctgacacgacgCTCAACAAAgagtcaatttttttttttgaaatgtctttgccgagtgccccattgaaggcactcggcaaagaggaaatttctaaaaaaaaattcaaaaatcctctttgccgagcgtcttattcttgacactcgacaaataccccatttgccgagtgccatgccccggcgctcggtaaagttttttttttgttttttgccaccaaattttttgtgcagcccttttaaagtaccagaaactcattgttagaatttggggattttttttggctttttgatatatttagttactttatttcgtttacttgaatttttttttaaaatataattttgaactgcacgtggtacgaataatggaatttaatgattcaaaaaatgatagtcatgttactgagtgtagtgtgaggccgtatccaggaacagacccgaaattttggacatcttgttcacgaaacatgaccgcgaacttgcgtgcgaagtgtttttaaattctataaaaagcaaacgaagtccgaaaatcatgaaacgtgttgagatgtcgtgatatcgtatgtggaggctatgataaaaattttagaagatttcgtgcat harbors:
- the LOC136539818 gene encoding dolabradiene monooxygenase-like, giving the protein MEDSNVMVFAVGVAMLLLVVSKLGSLLVTKNKKSKLNLPPGPWTLPLIGSVHHLVSNPVIHRGLRDLSRKHGSLMMLRLGEVPTLVVSSAEAAETVTKMHDIAFADRYVNATLAVLTFNGTDFAFGAYGERWRQLRKICVLELLSAARVRSFQRVREEEVVRFLGSLAASASVGAAVDLTKMISRLINDTFVMECIGSRYEHRDEYLDALATGVQQTSVLTMADLFPSSRLMQMLGTAPRKALACRNRITRILDEIIREKREAMAMDRGDKAEAHDGLLSVLLKLQKEDTLPIPLTNDTIVALMFDLFGAGSDTSSTTLNWCMTQLVRHPVAMSRAQAEVREAFKGKSALTEDDLAAAELDYLKLVVKETLRLHCPVPLLIPRRCRETVQVMGYDVPKGTAVFVNVWAVCRDPKYWDATAEEFRPERFEEKTKSSGVDFKGTNYEFLPFGSGRRMCPGVNLGLANIELALASLLYHFDWKLPRGMEPKDVDDGEAAGLILKKKTGLVLHPIIRFAPASA